One Prunus dulcis chromosome 7, ALMONDv2, whole genome shotgun sequence DNA segment encodes these proteins:
- the LOC117634484 gene encoding class V chitinase-like — protein MSSKTKTLQIFLLSTLLFLIQFNVSSGQTVVKGAYWYWDSGFPASSIDSSLFTHLFCAFADLDRNTYQVTVTSSNSAQFSSFTQTVQQKNPSVKTLLSIGGGGNDTIADTFASMASQPSRRKSFIDSSINLARSYNFHGIDLDWEYPDTTTHMTNFGTLLTELRAAVANESQTSGNTELLLAAAVFRSADYYTINYPIESISNSLDWINVMAYDFYGSAWNSSRDRTGPPAALYNATASQVNGDAGITSWVEAGLGADKIALGLPFYGYAWRLLNADEHGLFAPADGPADGPAIRTDGSINYKDIRDFISQNGTQTEYNATVVTNYCYSGTTWIGYDDTQSISAKVSYAKQKGLLGYFSWQVSGDDNDWALSQTASTTWG, from the exons ATGTCTTCGAAAACCAAAACCCTTCAAATATTTCTCCTTTCCACCCTCCTTTTCCTTATCCAATTCAATGTCTCTTCCGGCCAAACTGTGGTTAAAGGCGCTTACTGGTATTGGGACAGCGGATTTCCAGCATCCAGCATAGATTCCAGCCTTTTCACTCATCTTTTCTGTGCATTTGCTGATCTTGATCGCAATACTTACCAAGTCACCGTTACTTCCTCAAACTCAGCCCAATTCTCGAGCTTCACACAAACAgtccaacaaaaaaaccctTCTGTGAAAACCCTCTTGTCCATTGGTGGAGGAGGCAATGATACTATTGCAGACACCTTTGCTTCAATGGCAAGCCAACCCAGCAGGCGAAAATCATTCATTGACTCCTCCATTAACTTAGCCAGGTCCTACAACTTCCATGGTATTGACCTTGATTGGGAGTACCCGGACACCACCACTCACATGACCAACTTTGGCACCCTTCTCACTGAGCTGCGAGCTGCTGTGGCCAATGAGTCCCAGACATCTGGCAACACCGAATTGCTTTTAGCCGCTGCAGTATTTCGCTCTGCAGATTACTATACCATAAATTACCCCATTGAGTCCATATCAAACAGTTTGGACTGGATCAATGTAATGGCTTATGACTTCTATGGCTCTGCTTGGAACTCAAGCAGAGACAGAACTGGACCACCGGCTGCATTATACAACGCAACCGCTAGCCAGGTTAATGGGGATGCTGGCATCACATCTTGGGTTGAGGCAGGTTTGGGTGCGGATAAGATAGCGCTGGGCCTTCCATTTTATGGGTATGCATGGCGTTTGCTGAATGCTGATGAGCATGGCCTTTTTGCTCCGGCTGATGGACCGGCTGATGGACCGGCTATTAGGACAGATGGGAGCATAAACTACAAGGACATACGGGACTTCATAAGCCAGAATGGGACACAGACAGAGTACAATGCGACGGTTGTTACAAACTACTGCTACTCTGGGACAACATGGATTGGCTATGACGACACACAGAGTATCTCTGCCAAGGTTTCATATGCTAAGCAAAAGGGGCTTCTTGGTTACTTCTCATGGCAAGTCAGTGGTGACGACAATGACTGGGCTCTTTCTCAAACAG CTTCAACTACTTGGGGATGA